A single genomic interval of Halorubrum aethiopicum harbors:
- the nth gene encoding endonuclease III codes for MGTPLETREAQVEEVLERLYEEYPDSTISLNYSNRLELLIAVILSAQCTDERVNAVCADLFETYETPEEYANAPQEELAEAIDLITYYNNKAKYIRSACADIAEKHDGEVPDTMSELTDLAGVGRKTANVVLQHGHDVVEGIVVDTHVQRLTRRLGITEEERPEAIEEDLLEIVPEEDWQQFTHLMIDHGRAVCTARNPECAECVLGDVCPSAKPDAAVDLASGEEW; via the coding sequence ATGGGAACGCCGCTCGAAACGCGCGAGGCGCAGGTCGAGGAGGTTCTCGAGAGGCTCTACGAGGAGTACCCCGACTCGACGATCTCGCTCAACTACTCGAACCGCCTGGAGCTGCTCATTGCCGTGATCCTCTCGGCGCAGTGTACCGACGAGCGCGTCAACGCGGTCTGTGCGGACCTGTTCGAGACCTACGAGACCCCCGAGGAGTACGCGAACGCGCCACAGGAGGAGCTGGCCGAGGCGATCGACTTGATCACCTACTACAACAACAAGGCGAAGTACATCCGCTCCGCGTGCGCGGACATCGCGGAGAAACACGACGGCGAGGTCCCCGACACCATGTCCGAGCTCACGGACCTCGCGGGCGTGGGGCGCAAGACGGCGAACGTCGTCCTCCAGCACGGCCACGACGTCGTCGAGGGGATCGTCGTCGACACGCACGTCCAGCGGCTCACGAGGCGGCTCGGGATAACCGAGGAGGAGCGGCCCGAGGCGATCGAGGAGGACCTCCTCGAGATCGTTCCGGAGGAGGACTGGCAGCAGTTCACACATCTCATGATCGACCACGGCCGCGCCGTCTGTACCGCCCGGAACCCGGAGTGTGCGGAGTGCGTGCTCGGCGACGTCTGCCCCTCCGCGAAACCGGACGCCGCCGTGGACCTGGCGAGCGGCGAGGAGTGGTAG
- a CDS encoding threonine aldolase family protein: MSTDEFIDMRSDTVTKPSEAMRDAARDAEVGDDVYRDDPTVNELERRAAEAVGMEAALYTPSGTMANQIAINVHTEPGQEVLLERESHVYRWELAGASALSGLQTRTIDAGERCVPTAEAVEREIVEEDLHRPGTGLLSLENTHNYRGGVAVPKARLDAAATAAHDAGVPVHLDGARVFNASVALEEPAPSLLEEVDSVTFCLSKGLGAPVGSILAGDEDFIDEARRVRKLFGGGMRQAGMIAAPGLLALENVDRLAEDHANAAALAAGLDALPGVSVPEPDTNIVVADTEAAGIEASDFVEACTDAGVGCGEFDTYTTRFTTNLGIDGEDVDDAIERVSEVVEELSA, encoded by the coding sequence ATGTCCACGGACGAGTTCATCGATATGCGGTCGGATACCGTCACGAAACCCTCCGAGGCGATGCGGGACGCCGCCCGCGACGCCGAGGTCGGCGACGACGTGTACCGCGACGACCCGACGGTCAACGAGCTGGAGCGCCGCGCGGCCGAGGCCGTCGGCATGGAGGCGGCCCTCTACACGCCGAGCGGGACGATGGCGAACCAGATCGCGATCAACGTCCACACCGAGCCCGGCCAGGAGGTCCTCCTCGAGCGGGAGTCGCACGTCTACCGCTGGGAGCTCGCGGGCGCGTCGGCGCTCTCGGGGCTCCAGACGCGGACGATCGACGCCGGCGAGCGGTGCGTCCCGACCGCGGAGGCGGTCGAGCGGGAGATCGTCGAGGAGGACCTCCACCGGCCGGGGACCGGCCTCCTGAGCCTCGAGAACACCCACAACTACCGCGGCGGGGTCGCCGTGCCGAAGGCGCGGCTCGACGCGGCCGCGACGGCCGCACACGACGCCGGCGTTCCGGTCCACCTCGACGGCGCGCGCGTGTTCAACGCGAGCGTCGCGCTCGAGGAGCCCGCGCCCTCGCTGCTCGAGGAGGTAGACAGCGTCACCTTCTGTCTCTCGAAGGGCCTCGGCGCGCCGGTCGGCTCGATCCTCGCCGGCGACGAGGACTTCATCGACGAGGCTCGGCGGGTTCGCAAGCTGTTCGGCGGCGGGATGCGACAGGCCGGCATGATCGCCGCGCCCGGCCTGCTCGCGCTCGAGAACGTCGATCGCCTGGCGGAGGACCACGCGAACGCCGCCGCACTCGCCGCCGGCCTCGACGCGCTTCCGGGGGTCTCGGTTCCCGAACCGGACACGAACATCGTCGTCGCCGACACCGAGGCGGCCGGGATCGAGGCGAGCGACTTCGTCGAGGCCTGTACCGACGCCGGCGTCGGCTGCGGCGAGTTCGACACGTACACGACGCGGTTCACGACGAACCTCGGGATCGACGGCGAGGACGTCGACGACGCGATCGAACGGGTGAGCGAGGTCGTCGAGGAGCTGTCGGCGTAG
- a CDS encoding carboxypeptidase M32, whose translation MATEAASDDGSDAPDAYDALLERAKRWNAVGSAAGVLGWDQQVMMPEGGTPARSKQLSALSSVRHDMLTDDETAALLDELADADLTDEQAAVVREIRREHERADAVPVELVEQISEASSEALAAWEEAKAEDDFEAFAPHLERHVELKREYAEHVDPDRDPYEVLFEEYEPCLSIDRAEAILEELREALVPMIDAIRESDRDLAVDTFEGTFPTDDQEALARDALETVGYDFDRGRLDVSSHPFTSGNQFDCRVTTRFDESDPLAAVGSTIHEFGHAQYNLGLPQEEWGTPLGESRDLSVHESQSRLWENHVGRSRAFWEHFLPTFQERFPDTADATVEDAYEAVNQVYEDNLIRVEADELTYHLHIVVRFEIERDLVRGDLAVEDVPETWNDKYEEYLGIRPENDAEGCLQDIHWSHGNFGYFPTYSLGSVMAAQLYAAAESEIDDLEGSVADGDFDPLHEWLGENVHRHGSRYETNELVRRATGEDFSADAFLAYVEGKYGELYDL comes from the coding sequence ATGGCAACGGAAGCCGCATCCGACGACGGGTCCGACGCGCCGGACGCGTACGACGCCCTCCTCGAGCGCGCGAAACGCTGGAACGCGGTCGGCAGCGCCGCCGGCGTGCTCGGCTGGGATCAGCAGGTGATGATGCCCGAGGGCGGCACGCCCGCCCGCTCGAAACAGCTCTCCGCGCTCTCGTCGGTCCGCCACGACATGCTGACCGACGACGAGACCGCCGCCCTCCTCGACGAGCTCGCCGACGCCGACCTCACCGACGAGCAGGCGGCGGTCGTCCGCGAGATCCGTCGGGAGCACGAGCGGGCCGACGCGGTCCCCGTCGAGCTCGTCGAGCAGATCTCCGAGGCGAGCTCGGAGGCGCTCGCGGCCTGGGAGGAGGCGAAAGCCGAGGACGACTTCGAGGCGTTCGCCCCGCACCTGGAGCGACACGTCGAGCTCAAACGCGAGTACGCCGAGCACGTCGACCCCGACCGCGACCCCTACGAGGTGCTCTTCGAGGAGTACGAGCCGTGCCTCTCCATCGACCGCGCGGAGGCGATCCTCGAGGAACTCCGGGAGGCGCTCGTCCCCATGATCGACGCGATCCGCGAGTCCGACCGCGACCTCGCCGTCGACACCTTCGAGGGGACCTTCCCGACGGACGACCAGGAGGCGCTCGCGCGCGACGCCCTGGAGACGGTGGGGTACGACTTCGACCGCGGCCGGCTCGACGTCTCCTCGCACCCGTTCACCTCCGGCAACCAGTTCGACTGCCGGGTGACGACGCGGTTCGACGAGTCGGACCCGCTCGCCGCGGTGGGCTCGACGATCCACGAGTTCGGCCACGCCCAGTACAACCTCGGGCTGCCGCAAGAGGAGTGGGGCACGCCGCTCGGCGAGTCGCGCGACCTCTCGGTCCACGAGTCGCAGTCGCGGCTCTGGGAGAACCACGTCGGCCGGAGCCGGGCGTTCTGGGAGCACTTCCTGCCGACCTTCCAGGAACGCTTCCCCGACACCGCGGACGCGACCGTCGAGGATGCCTACGAGGCCGTAAACCAGGTGTACGAGGACAACCTCATCCGGGTCGAGGCCGACGAGCTCACCTACCACCTCCACATCGTCGTCCGCTTCGAGATCGAGCGCGACCTGGTCCGCGGCGACCTCGCCGTGGAGGACGTGCCCGAAACGTGGAACGACAAGTACGAGGAGTACCTCGGGATCCGCCCCGAGAACGACGCGGAGGGCTGTCTCCAGGACATCCACTGGAGCCACGGCAACTTCGGCTACTTCCCGACGTACTCGCTCGGCTCCGTCATGGCCGCCCAGCTGTACGCGGCCGCCGAGAGCGAGATCGACGACCTCGAGGGCTCGGTCGCCGACGGCGACTTCGACCCGCTCCACGAGTGGCTCGGGGAGAACGTCCACCGGCACGGCTCCCGCTACGAGACGAACGAGCTGGTGAGGCGGGCGACCGGGGAGGACTTCTCCGCCGACGCGTTCCTCGCGTACGTCGAGGGGAAGTACGGCGAGCTGTACGACCTCTAA
- a CDS encoding NAD(P)/FAD-dependent oxidoreductase has protein sequence MTTIGIIGAGAAAAAATHVLDSAVPDAEVTVLEKSGGLCGRAATRRNDERDLVYDYGANYLKSDDERVVDLVTETLDEEGMVDVTEPIHTFEESGEVSSGRDADDHKWSYRMGLTQIAKRLFGGTDATVHRRTRVETVRRTEDGAGDDPAWTLVDTDGDSWGPFDVLLVNPPAPQTAELLADAEWESPARESLRAAAADVPYRTVWTAVLHYSFALDRPYYGLVNTDKEHAVGWISREECKAGHVPDGESLLVVQAGGEWSAERYDADPADNVAELAGHAAEIVGDDRLLDPDWTDHQGWRYAIPEGELDRDPADGEDPVDAAAEEGLYVCGDWVAGEGRLHAALANGLDVGERIAREV, from the coding sequence ATGACCACCATCGGCATCATCGGGGCGGGCGCCGCGGCGGCGGCGGCGACGCACGTCCTCGACTCGGCCGTCCCGGACGCGGAGGTGACCGTCCTCGAGAAGTCGGGCGGGCTCTGCGGTCGGGCCGCGACCCGACGGAACGACGAGCGGGACCTCGTGTACGACTACGGCGCGAACTACCTCAAATCGGACGACGAGCGCGTCGTCGACCTCGTGACGGAGACGCTCGACGAGGAGGGGATGGTCGACGTGACGGAGCCGATCCACACCTTCGAGGAGTCCGGCGAGGTGTCGTCCGGCCGCGACGCCGACGACCACAAGTGGAGCTACCGCATGGGGCTCACCCAGATCGCGAAGCGGCTCTTCGGCGGGACGGACGCGACGGTCCACCGCCGCACCCGAGTCGAGACGGTCCGGCGGACTGAGGACGGCGCGGGCGACGACCCCGCCTGGACCCTCGTCGACACCGACGGCGACTCCTGGGGTCCCTTCGACGTCCTGCTCGTGAACCCGCCGGCCCCGCAGACCGCCGAACTCCTCGCCGACGCCGAATGGGAGTCGCCGGCCCGCGAGTCGCTCCGGGCGGCCGCCGCCGACGTGCCGTACCGCACCGTCTGGACCGCGGTCCTCCACTACTCCTTCGCGCTCGACCGGCCGTACTACGGGCTCGTGAACACGGACAAGGAACACGCGGTCGGCTGGATCTCCCGCGAGGAGTGTAAGGCGGGCCACGTCCCCGACGGCGAGTCGCTGCTCGTCGTCCAGGCCGGCGGCGAGTGGTCGGCCGAGCGCTACGACGCCGACCCCGCCGACAACGTCGCGGAACTGGCCGGCCACGCCGCCGAGATCGTCGGAGACGACCGCCTGCTGGACCCCGACTGGACGGACCACCAGGGGTGGCGCTACGCGATCCCGGAAGGAGAACTCGACCGCGATCCGGCGGACGGCGAGGATCCGGTCGACGCCGCGGCGGAGGAGGGGCTGTACGTCTGCGGCGACTGGGTCGCCGGCGAGGGGCGGCTCCACGCCGCGCTCGCGAACGGGCTCGACGTCGGCGAGCGGATCGCTCGCGAGGTCTGA
- a CDS encoding glutamate--cysteine ligase — MELGSRDAFTRTGTLGIEEEFFIVDADGRPTSGTDDLVYGRDPPAAVPDGFDHELFKCTIEAQTPLIEDPAEAGDALRSVREALVDHAAADGYRIAAAGLHPAARWRELDHAEKPRYRSQLDRIQYPQHRNTTAGLHVHVGVDDADKAVWIANRLRWYCPVLLALSANSPFWNGHDTGLASARAKIFENLPNTGIPSAFADFESFDRFERRMVEQGSIEDRGELWFDVRPHTGHGTVEVRAPDAQRDPERTLAFVEYVHALVVDLAERYDDGAAGSGPDSGSQPDSGSEPDPDLRRELLDENKWRAIRHGRDASFVTRDGEGTVSLGELVERECDRLGVDGIRDLYDAESGTARQRRIREEGGLDALCADLVLDGS, encoded by the coding sequence ATGGAACTCGGTTCGCGGGACGCGTTCACCCGGACGGGGACGCTCGGCATCGAGGAGGAGTTCTTCATCGTGGACGCCGACGGTCGCCCGACCTCCGGGACCGACGACCTCGTGTACGGCCGCGACCCGCCGGCGGCGGTCCCCGATGGGTTCGACCACGAGCTGTTCAAGTGTACGATCGAGGCGCAGACGCCGCTCATCGAGGACCCGGCCGAGGCGGGCGACGCGCTCCGGTCGGTCCGGGAGGCGCTCGTCGACCACGCCGCCGCCGACGGCTACCGGATCGCGGCCGCGGGACTCCACCCGGCCGCGCGGTGGCGAGAGCTGGACCACGCCGAGAAGCCGCGCTATCGCTCGCAGCTCGACCGGATCCAGTACCCCCAACACCGGAACACGACGGCGGGGCTCCACGTCCACGTCGGCGTCGACGACGCGGACAAGGCGGTGTGGATCGCCAACCGCCTCCGGTGGTACTGTCCGGTGTTGCTCGCGCTGTCGGCGAACTCCCCGTTCTGGAACGGCCACGACACCGGGCTGGCGTCGGCGCGCGCGAAGATATTCGAGAACCTCCCGAACACGGGGATCCCCTCGGCGTTCGCGGACTTCGAGTCGTTCGACCGGTTCGAGCGCCGCATGGTCGAGCAGGGGTCGATCGAGGACCGGGGGGAGCTCTGGTTCGACGTGCGCCCCCACACCGGCCACGGCACCGTCGAGGTGCGCGCGCCGGACGCCCAGCGCGACCCGGAGCGGACCCTCGCGTTCGTCGAGTACGTCCACGCGCTCGTCGTCGACCTCGCGGAGCGGTACGACGACGGGGCGGCCGGCTCCGGACCCGACTCCGGCTCCCAACCTGATTCCGGCTCCGAGCCCGATCCGGACCTCCGCCGCGAGCTGTTGGACGAGAACAAGTGGCGCGCGATCCGGCACGGCCGCGACGCGTCGTTCGTCACGCGCGACGGCGAGGGGACGGTCTCGCTCGGCGAACTCGTCGAGCGGGAGTGCGACCGGCTCGGCGTCGACGGGATCCGGGACCTGTACGACGCCGAGAGCGGGACCGCGCGCCAGCGCCGGATCCGCGAGGAGGGCGGGCTCGACGCGCTGTGTGCGGATCTCGTGTTGGACGGGAGCTGA
- a CDS encoding winged helix-turn-helix domain-containing protein: protein MTTDDDAERGDDIVGDGDDESPAERTKEELRKTRERLGEGADKAVKGFDDNVVDLLAWLLDTETRARIYVYLRENPDSTSDEVADGTGLYPSTVREALAELHEEGTVSRGKREADGAGNNPYEYEAIAPSELVRGVVGDVQAELNAVFNLDRRLGGESAEGDDEPVQISVAGTDEDADEADADSGGADGEDDVTGHGSDDE from the coding sequence ATGACCACGGACGACGACGCCGAACGCGGAGACGACATCGTCGGCGACGGCGACGACGAATCGCCGGCGGAGCGAACCAAAGAGGAGCTCCGAAAGACCCGCGAGCGGCTCGGCGAGGGGGCCGACAAGGCCGTCAAGGGGTTCGACGACAACGTCGTGGACCTGTTGGCGTGGCTGCTCGACACCGAGACGCGGGCGCGGATCTACGTCTACCTCCGCGAGAACCCCGACAGCACCAGCGACGAGGTCGCCGACGGGACCGGCCTCTATCCGAGCACCGTCCGGGAGGCGCTCGCGGAGCTCCACGAGGAGGGGACCGTCTCGCGGGGGAAACGCGAGGCCGACGGGGCGGGCAACAACCCCTACGAGTACGAGGCGATCGCGCCGAGCGAGCTGGTTCGCGGCGTCGTCGGCGACGTCCAGGCCGAGCTCAACGCCGTCTTCAACCTCGACCGGCGGCTGGGCGGCGAGTCCGCCGAGGGCGACGACGAACCCGTTCAGATCTCCGTCGCCGGGACGGACGAGGACGCGGACGAGGCGGACGCGGACAGTGGGGGTGCGGACGGGGAGGACGACGTGACCGGTCACGGTTCCGACGACGAATAG
- a CDS encoding DoxX family membrane protein, protein MSTKTTNEFGGEFGGITLLGKAHSLSALFIVVLRALIGGMILFAGIGKVSEWPFDASGYLANVDPASPVSGLYAAMASMPALMEVVNVVVPVTQVLIGAALIAGAFVRLAALGGAVQMTMFYLGGWAGEFLALFDSTLIYAAVFLTVAAFGAGRILGLDAYIERIEVGGTPLIERFPAARYLLG, encoded by the coding sequence ATGTCCACCAAAACCACGAACGAGTTCGGCGGGGAGTTCGGCGGAATCACGCTGCTGGGGAAGGCGCACTCGCTGTCGGCGCTGTTCATCGTCGTGCTCCGGGCACTCATCGGCGGGATGATCCTGTTCGCGGGCATCGGGAAGGTGAGCGAGTGGCCGTTCGACGCGAGCGGCTACCTCGCGAACGTCGACCCCGCGAGCCCGGTCAGCGGCCTCTACGCCGCGATGGCGTCGATGCCGGCGCTCATGGAGGTCGTCAACGTCGTCGTCCCGGTGACGCAGGTGCTCATCGGCGCGGCGCTGATCGCCGGGGCGTTCGTCCGGCTGGCTGCCCTCGGCGGGGCCGTCCAGATGACGATGTTCTACCTCGGCGGCTGGGCGGGCGAGTTCCTCGCGCTGTTCGACTCGACGCTCATCTACGCGGCCGTGTTCCTCACGGTCGCCGCCTTCGGCGCGGGCCGGATCCTCGGCCTCGACGCCTACATCGAGCGGATCGAGGTCGGCGGAACCCCCCTGATCGAGCGGTTCCCGGCCGCCCGCTACCTCCTCGGCTGA
- a CDS encoding two-component system sensor histidine kinase NtrB has translation MSSPPPTDSDDFYRTLVENASEGMLTIDAESEIVYANPAVEDILGYAPEELIGSSKMKIIPDRLQPVHAAALASYVDTGERNIDWDGIELPARHKEGHEVPTLISLREHEYDGEQYFTGIIRDISERKRREEQLRDQKERLDEFADILAHDIRNPLSVAIGYTDIAREEHDAPELESIAESLSRIDDLVDDVLALSKDGRSIGETEPVDVEAVVRESWRNVETGEATLRVDGDLGGIDADESRFRELLENLFRNAVDHGGDDATVSVGRTPDGGALYVADDGPGIPEDVRREVFEYGYSTSEEGTGYGLSIVAQIAEGHGWEVSATEGDDGGARFEIAF, from the coding sequence ATGAGCTCACCCCCTCCCACCGACTCCGACGACTTCTACCGGACGCTCGTCGAGAACGCCTCGGAGGGGATGTTGACGATCGACGCGGAAAGCGAGATCGTCTACGCCAACCCGGCGGTCGAGGACATCCTCGGGTACGCGCCCGAGGAGCTGATCGGCAGCTCGAAGATGAAGATCATTCCCGATCGGCTCCAGCCCGTCCACGCGGCCGCGCTCGCGTCGTACGTCGACACGGGCGAGCGGAACATCGACTGGGACGGGATCGAGCTCCCCGCCCGCCACAAGGAGGGCCACGAGGTGCCGACGCTCATCAGCCTCCGGGAACACGAGTACGACGGCGAGCAGTACTTCACGGGGATCATCCGCGACATCAGCGAGCGGAAGCGTCGGGAGGAACAGCTCCGCGATCAGAAGGAGCGGCTCGACGAGTTCGCGGACATCCTCGCACACGACATCCGCAACCCGCTCTCGGTCGCGATCGGCTACACCGACATCGCGCGAGAGGAGCACGACGCCCCCGAACTGGAGAGCATCGCGGAGTCGCTCTCGCGGATCGACGACCTCGTCGACGACGTGCTCGCGCTCTCGAAGGACGGCCGGTCGATCGGCGAGACCGAACCCGTCGACGTCGAGGCGGTCGTCCGCGAGTCGTGGCGGAACGTGGAGACGGGCGAGGCCACGCTTCGCGTCGACGGCGACCTGGGCGGGATCGACGCCGACGAGAGCCGGTTCAGGGAGCTGTTGGAGAACCTCTTTCGAAACGCGGTCGATCACGGCGGCGACGACGCGACCGTCAGCGTGGGCAGAACGCCCGACGGCGGAGCGCTGTACGTCGCGGACGACGGTCCCGGGATCCCCGAAGACGTGCGCAGGGAGGTGTTCGAGTACGGCTACTCGACGAGCGAGGAGGGGACCGGCTACGGGCTCTCGATCGTGGCGCAGATCGCGGAGGGACACGGGTGGGAGGTCTCGGCGACCGAGGGCGACGACGGCGGGGCGCGCTTCGAGATCGCCTTCTGA